A region of Geobacillus sp. 46C-IIa DNA encodes the following proteins:
- a CDS encoding distal tail protein Dit codes for MITYDGFDLSPYLLVRDIGRPLMPPQEIASMSIAGRHGAYFLEKRHQSVVIPVEVVIFEHLDMSYFELKRFLAGKLNKSEPKPLIFDDEPDKYINAIIQDQTEIDDLIRSGQGTLNFFCPDPFYYAIEDEVFEFSSAGVYIVNRQKGNEYSEPLIEIQGTCSGGSIGVRTPFTSVRFSGTLQQGETLVLDSQLVTSYIVDGYGNKRSANQHLDSMDFPFLDIEENEVEFFTEGNATIQKATVYARSRWI; via the coding sequence GTGATTACGTATGACGGGTTTGACCTTTCACCGTATCTACTCGTTCGGGACATTGGACGCCCCTTAATGCCGCCGCAAGAAATCGCATCCATGTCTATCGCCGGAAGGCATGGCGCGTATTTCTTGGAGAAGCGGCATCAGTCGGTCGTCATTCCTGTCGAGGTGGTTATCTTTGAACACCTCGACATGTCGTATTTTGAATTGAAACGTTTCTTGGCCGGAAAATTGAACAAGAGCGAGCCAAAGCCACTCATTTTCGATGATGAGCCAGACAAGTACATTAACGCCATCATCCAAGACCAAACGGAAATTGACGACTTGATTCGATCCGGTCAAGGGACGCTGAACTTTTTCTGCCCTGATCCGTTCTATTATGCAATTGAAGACGAGGTGTTTGAATTCAGCAGCGCGGGCGTGTATATCGTCAATCGGCAAAAGGGCAACGAGTATTCAGAGCCGTTGATTGAAATACAGGGAACATGCAGCGGCGGCTCAATTGGTGTACGAACGCCGTTCACATCCGTACGTTTTTCGGGAACGTTGCAACAGGGCGAAACGCTTGTGCTGGATAGCCAACTTGTCACGTCCTACATTGTCGATGGATACGGGAACAAGCGATCAGCGAATCAGCATTTAGACTCGATGGATTTTCCGTTTTTGGACATCGAGGAAAACGAGGTGGAGTTTTTCACAGAGGGAAATGCGACCATTCAGAAAGCGACCGTCTATGCTCGAAGCCGATGGATTTAG
- a CDS encoding phage tail spike protein, whose translation MLKYNQLRVGRYNILGKIRYNSQPPQRQQPLYNRLSNALLVVYDQNGNRLGVLENADDPILEQEIGSVDTLTFSLPYNDPKREYIQNENIVEVVNQRYFIRDVSKVRAGGRLELVVYCEATWYDLQYTEPMKALSWQDATPEQIMADILDGTGWTVGRVEVTERRNLQLEEGLTNRLKALRELPNVFTGELWFNTSNNTVDFLRPEGRDSGASIVYRKNMKEIEVNYSTKNLVTKLYLYGKNNMTIEDAHPEGLPYIENYQYTTKKKVMVVKDERFTNPFHLYERGVYALSILSRPTASYVMKVADLSRMSGLSHEQFALGDNVFVYDKELGINEKKRIVRWKYNIKKPWESEVELERPQPTLSDLLSGVQEAASVLESEDTVDRQDLLNLSVFNYLMNSRADDGFNYWTNSGWEIDPVNGYSGNASFKATAEEGKTKTLKQIVYPSHRDSYSISMRVAAENLQVGRGRVGVYIRIKYADGTEDEPIWLSLAGGETI comes from the coding sequence ATGCTGAAATACAATCAGTTGAGAGTCGGACGGTATAACATACTCGGAAAAATTCGATACAACAGCCAACCGCCGCAACGACAGCAACCCTTGTACAATCGACTGTCCAATGCTTTGTTGGTCGTGTATGACCAAAACGGGAATCGGCTTGGCGTATTGGAAAACGCGGATGACCCGATTTTGGAACAAGAGATTGGCAGTGTTGATACGCTGACGTTTTCCCTTCCATACAACGATCCAAAACGAGAATACATTCAAAATGAAAACATCGTCGAAGTCGTCAATCAGCGTTATTTCATTCGGGATGTCTCGAAAGTGAGAGCGGGAGGACGGCTCGAACTTGTTGTGTATTGCGAAGCGACATGGTACGACCTGCAATATACCGAGCCGATGAAAGCGTTGAGTTGGCAGGACGCGACGCCGGAACAAATCATGGCGGATATTCTGGACGGGACGGGGTGGACAGTCGGGCGCGTAGAAGTGACAGAGCGTCGAAACCTTCAGTTGGAAGAAGGATTAACGAATCGGCTGAAAGCATTGAGAGAGCTTCCCAACGTCTTTACGGGCGAGTTGTGGTTCAACACAAGCAACAATACAGTCGATTTCTTGCGGCCGGAAGGAAGGGATTCCGGAGCGTCTATCGTCTATCGGAAAAACATGAAGGAAATCGAAGTGAACTACAGTACGAAAAATCTTGTCACAAAGCTGTACTTGTACGGGAAGAACAATATGACGATTGAAGACGCTCATCCAGAAGGATTGCCTTATATCGAAAACTATCAATATACGACCAAGAAGAAAGTGATGGTCGTGAAAGATGAGCGTTTCACCAACCCGTTTCATCTTTACGAGCGCGGCGTATATGCTTTGAGTATCCTCTCGCGCCCGACCGCTTCATACGTGATGAAAGTCGCCGACTTGTCAAGAATGTCGGGTTTGAGCCATGAACAATTCGCCCTTGGCGATAACGTGTTTGTGTACGACAAAGAATTGGGCATCAACGAGAAGAAGCGCATTGTTCGTTGGAAGTACAACATCAAAAAGCCGTGGGAATCGGAAGTGGAGCTTGAACGTCCACAACCGACGCTGTCTGATTTGCTGTCGGGTGTTCAGGAAGCGGCATCCGTTTTGGAATCGGAGGATACGGTAGACAGACAAGATTTGCTGAATTTGAGTGTTTTTAATTACCTTATGAATTCCCGTGCCGATGACGGATTCAACTATTGGACGAATAGTGGATGGGAGATTGATCCGGTCAACGGATACAGCGGCAACGCTTCGTTCAAGGCGACGGCCGAAGAAGGGAAAACCAAGACGCTTAAGCAAATCGTCTACCCGTCCCATCGCGATTCGTATTCCATCAGCATGCGAGTGGCGGCGGAAAACTTGCAAGTCGGGAGGGGGCGCGTCGGTGTTTACATTCGCATCAAGTACGCGGACGGAACAGAAGACGAGCCAATTTGGCTGTCACTGGCCGGAGGTGAGACGATATGA
- a CDS encoding tape measure protein, translated as MAEQVVQIAISGVDEVSGILNRVTRNAEKAFQSVESAIESVPDLDIQADMSPIVRLEGAIRELTQAIRSMPSPKVDTSQARGELKKLQDEAENTQKSLKDINFEPVLSGMATGAGISAVVGKALESVNTETKIHVSFDVPPESIQAVKEATNTVKAYGIDAESALEGVRRQFALNADASDAANRKIVEGAGAIAAAYSGIDFTELIQEVNEIGSELEMSDQQALGLVNSLLRIGFPPEQLDIISEYGQQLNRAGFEANEIQAIFAAGVETGTWNIDNLLDGLKEGRIRLAEFGQGVNETTVELLKGTGISAKQLQAWGQAVAAGGERGRTAMQQVAKALMNVDDETKRNALGVAIFGKRRLCRNKTGQNRWKLSESA; from the coding sequence ATGGCGGAACAAGTCGTTCAAATTGCCATTTCCGGTGTAGATGAAGTGTCCGGTATTTTGAACCGCGTCACCCGAAACGCGGAAAAGGCGTTCCAATCGGTTGAAAGTGCCATCGAATCGGTGCCGGACTTGGACATTCAAGCCGACATGTCTCCTATTGTCCGACTGGAAGGGGCAATTCGAGAACTCACTCAAGCCATCCGTTCCATGCCCTCCCCGAAAGTGGATACGTCTCAGGCAAGGGGCGAACTCAAGAAACTACAAGACGAAGCGGAGAATACGCAGAAATCGCTGAAAGACATTAATTTCGAGCCTGTCCTGTCCGGTATGGCGACAGGCGCAGGCATTTCAGCGGTTGTCGGGAAAGCGTTAGAGAGCGTGAACACGGAGACGAAAATTCACGTCTCCTTCGACGTTCCTCCCGAGTCTATCCAAGCAGTCAAAGAAGCAACAAACACGGTCAAAGCGTACGGGATTGACGCGGAAAGCGCCCTAGAAGGTGTGCGCCGTCAATTCGCGCTGAATGCTGATGCGAGTGATGCGGCAAACCGGAAAATTGTCGAAGGAGCCGGAGCGATCGCCGCCGCCTATTCGGGAATCGACTTTACGGAGCTCATCCAAGAAGTGAACGAGATTGGCAGCGAACTTGAAATGTCAGACCAGCAAGCGCTTGGGCTTGTCAATTCGCTGTTGCGCATTGGATTTCCGCCTGAACAGCTCGACATCATTTCGGAGTACGGCCAACAATTGAACCGCGCCGGATTTGAGGCGAATGAGATTCAAGCAATTTTCGCCGCAGGGGTCGAAACGGGGACGTGGAACATCGACAACCTGCTTGACGGCCTCAAGGAAGGCCGCATTCGCCTTGCAGAATTCGGGCAGGGTGTGAATGAAACGACGGTCGAACTCTTGAAAGGAACAGGCATCTCCGCGAAGCAGTTGCAGGCATGGGGACAGGCCGTCGCCGCAGGTGGTGAGCGAGGGCGGACGGCTATGCAACAGGTTGCCAAAGCGCTGATGAACGTCGATGATGAAACGAAGCGAAACGCCTTGGGGGTAGCGATTTTCGGTAAACGAAGGTTGTGCCGAAACAAAACCGGGCAAAATCGGTGGAAGCTAAGTGAATCGGCGTGA
- a CDS encoding N-acetylmuramoyl-L-alanine amidase has product MADFIQVIDPGHGGHDPGAVANGLREKDLTLKIALYTRDYIHELYEGVKVYLTRDKDVFVSLSERADFANRLGADHFCSIHINAGGGEGFESYIYNGSYPSKPKTQALRNVLHDTIVAETKFVNRGKKEANLAVLRETKMPAVLTENGFIDNKDDADFLKSDDNLRKIALAHAHGLAKAHGWRAKPTSEAKPAPKPSDGGKVFYRVVAGSFADRENAEKRVRELKEKGLDSFIDVYRA; this is encoded by the coding sequence ATGGCTGACTTCATTCAAGTCATCGACCCAGGCCATGGCGGCCACGATCCGGGTGCGGTGGCGAATGGGCTTCGTGAGAAAGATTTGACGCTGAAAATCGCGCTCTATACGAGAGACTACATTCATGAGCTATACGAAGGTGTCAAGGTCTATCTCACTCGTGACAAAGATGTGTTTGTCAGCTTGAGCGAACGCGCTGATTTTGCCAATCGCTTAGGAGCAGACCATTTTTGTAGTATTCACATCAACGCAGGTGGCGGAGAGGGATTCGAGTCGTACATTTATAACGGCTCGTATCCGAGCAAGCCGAAAACGCAGGCATTGAGAAACGTTTTACACGATACCATTGTTGCCGAAACGAAATTTGTTAATCGCGGGAAGAAAGAGGCAAACCTTGCCGTTCTCCGCGAGACGAAGATGCCTGCCGTTCTGACCGAGAATGGGTTTATTGACAATAAGGATGATGCCGATTTTCTGAAGTCGGATGACAATCTGCGGAAGATCGCACTGGCGCATGCACACGGGCTGGCCAAAGCTCATGGGTGGAGAGCGAAGCCCACGTCAGAGGCAAAGCCTGCACCGAAGCCGTCGGACGGTGGGAAGGTATTCTACCGCGTGGTGGCAGGCAGTTTCGCGGATCGGGAAAATGCTGAAAAACGAGTAAGGGAGTTGAAAGAAAAAGGGCTTGATTCCTTTATTGATGTATACAGAGCCTAA
- a CDS encoding glycosyl hydrolase family 18 protein, with protein MIKLLSWSLNEPSNAEFEQYAREVSTGLWEIIDPNAWKNWGGDQRNFWYAFLEHHDKIHAFGLHDFGVLADGSIYHYKAGEAYPVLTDDESGIRYWMRDSLRFLVDHYPSIKWSLQMVCFNESRVEPMLDNVNNAQDTFIRQLRKIAELYMNRFPNRIKGIEMDFEKSSSRSRSYQEAEKYRDLLVRVKNEVCIPLGLELRVNLHAMTGDFEPYWYQWTDYRTVASGRDLNGNQAIDEFQIMSYDFSSGNTAPGASTPLWWLEQVLDHVQNVLQPEKVYVGTAAYGRRWQLNEKRTGTIVRYWQIIQWQNGLFKHNAGSRNENDEFVWYNQSFIPYAGFHDEESSYEKTYLHVYDRFAVQFATLKTFNDQTVIFRDTYNGQDYITSYSKHQRAKFTGIKKILNDVTSRMGNTRTGTTWTPRDTLSGYTFYGYSAHSAVYNYNKDLNTCEPAEGNEGQDGRLYYSFTLPEAGSYRLIAVVYFPYLNPRIPISVNGQGFVIGEKGNQPEWYPFYVNPDRHFYDCGVFSFGTSNTIEVGICEDDAQILGFIVCEAFEHGMSGGEVEYRVNLQPTWKRGEVTNGIVSKVQASFPANMTITGELLRRPPRPAIIWEDLFGPHVRSGITDLAKTRYYLHVDPNYIPPGSNPDPDLQRCVGTPVSRGYSFGAWRPYAATSTEEAHVFADTRTQSMQLIVNRQYEMNAHIEADLRADVNDRNAVYGIRFCADQAGQIGRGYVFVADHRAGRFYLKYESGGSSQVLASAPLTLTLGQRYTFKVRVHGNHIKCMVGNTEVIDYPSTQTFPAPPNKGAHGVYASGCRVKCYRLQIATNDRYEPMEKVAAIIDGVEHVALEETRPYSYDELGYLVYSGFDPDEGLGIKISNDYENLPIVTVPSWQGEKTIRIRMADAGVWLRNFYVGDSEGYSIAWNGDLESFIKAAEYTMRYGCKGVAMWTIGQEDPRIFTYIP; from the coding sequence ATGATAAAGCTGTTATCTTGGTCGCTAAATGAGCCGTCAAACGCTGAATTTGAGCAATACGCGAGAGAAGTCTCAACAGGCTTATGGGAAATCATTGACCCGAACGCTTGGAAGAATTGGGGCGGCGATCAGCGCAACTTTTGGTACGCGTTTTTAGAACATCACGACAAAATACATGCGTTTGGTCTTCACGATTTCGGTGTATTAGCGGACGGTTCGATTTATCATTACAAGGCCGGAGAAGCGTATCCAGTCTTGACCGATGACGAGAGCGGCATTCGCTATTGGATGAGAGATTCGTTGCGATTTTTGGTGGATCACTACCCGAGTATCAAGTGGTCGTTACAAATGGTTTGTTTTAATGAAAGTCGGGTAGAGCCGATGTTAGATAACGTGAACAATGCACAAGACACGTTCATCCGACAACTGCGGAAAATCGCCGAACTCTACATGAACCGTTTCCCGAACCGCATCAAAGGGATTGAGATGGACTTTGAAAAAAGTTCGTCTCGAAGTCGCTCATATCAAGAAGCGGAAAAGTATCGCGATTTGCTTGTAAGGGTGAAAAACGAGGTTTGTATTCCGTTAGGGCTGGAATTGCGCGTGAACCTTCATGCGATGACGGGCGATTTTGAGCCGTATTGGTATCAATGGACAGACTATCGAACCGTTGCTAGCGGAAGGGATTTGAACGGAAATCAGGCTATCGACGAGTTTCAAATCATGTCCTATGATTTCTCGTCGGGCAATACTGCGCCTGGAGCATCTACCCCATTATGGTGGCTCGAACAGGTGTTAGATCATGTCCAAAATGTACTGCAACCAGAGAAGGTGTATGTCGGAACAGCCGCATATGGACGCCGTTGGCAGTTGAATGAGAAGCGGACAGGGACAATCGTCAGATATTGGCAAATTATACAATGGCAAAACGGATTGTTCAAGCATAACGCTGGCAGTAGAAACGAGAATGACGAATTTGTTTGGTATAATCAATCGTTCATTCCATATGCCGGATTCCATGATGAAGAATCATCCTACGAAAAGACGTATTTGCATGTGTATGACCGATTTGCGGTGCAGTTCGCAACGTTAAAGACGTTTAACGATCAAACCGTGATTTTCCGTGATACGTACAACGGACAGGACTACATCACAAGCTATTCGAAGCACCAAAGAGCGAAGTTCACGGGCATCAAGAAAATATTGAACGATGTGACGAGCCGGATGGGGAACACGCGAACAGGCACGACTTGGACGCCGCGTGATACACTGTCCGGCTATACATTTTACGGCTATTCAGCGCATTCGGCGGTCTACAACTACAACAAAGACCTGAACACATGCGAACCGGCAGAAGGAAACGAAGGGCAGGACGGGCGCTTGTACTACTCATTCACCCTGCCAGAAGCGGGAAGCTATCGACTGATCGCCGTTGTCTATTTCCCGTATTTAAACCCGCGGATTCCTATTAGCGTGAACGGACAGGGCTTTGTCATCGGGGAAAAAGGAAATCAGCCCGAATGGTATCCGTTTTACGTCAATCCCGACAGGCATTTCTACGACTGCGGTGTTTTTTCGTTTGGCACTTCAAACACGATTGAGGTTGGCATATGCGAAGACGATGCGCAAATTCTAGGGTTTATCGTTTGCGAGGCGTTTGAGCATGGCATGTCGGGCGGGGAAGTCGAGTATCGCGTCAATTTGCAGCCGACGTGGAAACGGGGAGAAGTGACAAACGGGATCGTTTCAAAAGTGCAGGCCTCCTTTCCGGCGAACATGACGATCACAGGCGAACTATTGCGCCGCCCTCCACGTCCGGCAATCATTTGGGAAGACCTGTTCGGACCACATGTCCGAAGCGGCATTACTGACTTGGCAAAGACGAGATACTACCTGCATGTCGATCCAAATTACATTCCGCCGGGCTCTAACCCCGACCCCGATTTACAACGATGTGTCGGCACTCCAGTGAGCAGGGGATACTCATTTGGAGCATGGCGCCCCTATGCGGCGACAAGCACCGAGGAAGCGCACGTATTCGCCGATACAAGGACACAGTCTATGCAATTGATCGTCAACCGCCAATACGAGATGAACGCCCATATCGAAGCGGATTTGCGCGCTGACGTGAACGATAGAAACGCTGTGTACGGCATTCGCTTTTGCGCCGATCAAGCCGGACAAATTGGGCGAGGTTATGTCTTTGTTGCTGACCATCGAGCCGGGCGGTTCTATTTGAAATACGAGAGCGGAGGAAGTTCCCAAGTGCTAGCGTCCGCACCTCTCACGTTGACGCTTGGACAACGCTACACATTCAAAGTTCGAGTGCACGGCAATCATATCAAGTGCATGGTCGGGAACACGGAAGTCATCGACTATCCGAGTACACAAACGTTTCCGGCGCCGCCAAACAAGGGAGCGCACGGTGTATATGCGAGTGGTTGTCGCGTGAAGTGCTATCGACTGCAAATCGCCACAAATGATCGGTATGAGCCGATGGAGAAGGTAGCAGCGATCATCGACGGCGTGGAACATGTTGCACTTGAAGAAACGCGGCCGTACAGCTATGACGAGCTAGGCTATCTTGTATATTCGGGCTTTGACCCCGATGAAGGGTTAGGCATTAAGATTTCCAATGACTACGAAAACCTCCCGATTGTAACCGTGCCGTCTTGGCAAGGGGAGAAAACCATCCGCATCCGTATGGCGGACGCAGGTGTATGGCTGCGCAATTTCTATGTCGGCGATTCGGAAGGCTATTCGATTGCGTGGAACGGCGACCTTGAAAGTTTCATCAAAGCTGCCGAATACACAATGCGATACGGTTGTAAAGGTGTGGCGATGTGGACAATCGGGCAAGAAGACCCGCGGATATTCACTTATATCCCATGA